The genomic segment TTCGCAAGCGCCATCACCCGCATGCCCTTAGGGAAGCCCGTGACGTTGCGGCCCGAGGCCACCACCTCGCCGGCGAGGTCGCGGCCCAGGATGGCCGGAAAATCGACTGGCATGCGGGCTTTGGCCGCGCCGCTACGAATCTTCCAGTCAACAGGGTTGATGCTGGTGGCCCGCACGCGCACCAGCACTTCGTTCTCGCCGAAATCCGGCACATCCGTGTCTTCAAAGCGGAGCTGTTCCGGACCGCCGTATTCGTAGAGTAGAACCGCCTTCACGCAGGACCTCCGTCGGGGTAAATGTCTCCCCATTCGAGTCCCGCGAGCGGTGATGCGTTGCCCTCCGAGCTAGAGATTCGCTGCTCGATTTCCAGTGATGAGCCGGACGATTAGCGTGAGGAGCACTGCTCCAATCACGGCGATGACGATGCTGCCGATCATGCCGTGCGAGCCGGTTGTGCCAAACCCGAAGAAGCTGGAAACCCAGCCGCCGATGAGGGCGCCGATCAGGCCGACGACCATGTCCATGATGAAGCCGAAGCCGGAGCCCTTCATGAGCTTTCCGGTGATCCAGCCGGCGATTACGCCGATGATGATCCACGCGATGATTCCATGACCCATTGCATTTCCTCCTGAATTGCTTTGGATGCAGGCTTTTTGCCTGAGCCCGAATGCGATTACCAAAGGAAGAGTGCGGGTAGAGGTGCAGGCCTAGTTCAGCGAATAGGTGTGACGCCCTTTTTAAGGATCAGGTTGCCATACTTGCGCAGTTCGCCCGTCATAACGATGCTGAATGCTGTGCGGGCCCGGCCGTAAAAAGCGTGCCGCTCAATGCGCATCGGGTTGGCAGCGGCGGGGACGTGGCGGTGAACCACTTCCATGTAGTCGCTCTCGACCGCGGGATCGAGTGCGTCGCCGGTAACCACATCCATCATGATGAGCGGCGGCGCGTAGGAGTCAAGCTCAAAAAGGGGGAGTATGCCTTCCAGCAGAGTACGAATGGGGACACCATCGGCGCGAAGGACCTGCGGCCCGAGCGAGTGCCCGGGAAAGTGCGCGTCGGCCAGGACGATCTCATCGCCGTGTCCCATGCGGTGCAGGACTGCCAGCAGTTCGGGGCTGATAAATGGCGAAATTCCTTTGAGCATCGACGGTTCTCCACGATAACAAGTTGTGGAGAATCATAGCGGATGGGGATGGGGCGGCGCAGACTC from the Occallatibacter riparius genome contains:
- a CDS encoding GlsB/YeaQ/YmgE family stress response membrane protein, whose protein sequence is MGHGIIAWIIIGVIAGWITGKLMKGSGFGFIMDMVVGLIGALIGGWVSSFFGFGTTGSHGMIGSIVIAVIGAVLLTLIVRLITGNRAANL
- the fucU gene encoding L-fucose mutarotase; the encoded protein is MLKGISPFISPELLAVLHRMGHGDEIVLADAHFPGHSLGPQVLRADGVPIRTLLEGILPLFELDSYAPPLIMMDVVTGDALDPAVESDYMEVVHRHVPAAANPMRIERHAFYGRARTAFSIVMTGELRKYGNLILKKGVTPIR